Proteins from a single region of Streptomyces glaucescens:
- a CDS encoding S8 family serine peptidase, with protein sequence MSLLPRRTSRNRRAGLAGLLTTAFASLSLPLASTATAVPAAAPIAESATGTYLVTLAGEPLVTYDGGVRDLAATKPAEGGKLDVASAAARRYRAHLTDQQVRVAKKVGATVRQHYAVTTNTFSARLDARQLVRLAHIGNVVHIAPDRFHQATDDRNSTDFLGLSGRKGLWKALGGTAEAGKGIVIGDIDTGIWPENPSFAAPALSSRKPGRTDRHRPYRVGTTTVMHKADGGTFKGTCQTGDSFTAAACNEKVISARYFGEAWLDAVPESNRAGYVSPRDSQGHGTHTAATAAGNADVRAKVDGEDLGTVSGVAPAATIAVYKALWQSKDGQADGGLTSDIVAAIDQAVADGVDVINYSLGGTFESAYDNPAQVALRNAAAAGVFVATAAGNSGPGASSLDNTAPWTTTVAAGTIKSHTGTVTLGNGASHTGISTTVRRQVGPAPLVRGSAVRVPDTVDVYADYCMPDSLDPARTAGKIVVCERGVNGRADKSAEVKRAGGIGLVLVNPGNEGTDGDLHSVPTVHLDNADAAPVRTYAATDGATATLTEGGASDVYPQVAGFSSRGPSLTGNGDLLKPDITAPGVTILAAVSPDGNHGHDFDYYSGTSMATPHISGLAALYLSEHPTWSPMSIKSAMMTTAAPTKTADGKNSDDAFAQGAGEVDARAMLRPGLVYDSGERDWLAYLEGSGVDTGTGVKAIDPSDLNYPSIAIGDLFGKQTVTRTVTATTAGTYRARVDLPGIKATVSPSVLHFSHPGQKRTFTVTLDVTTAPAGRVDTGALTWTSGRTTVRSPIVVTPQIVRAPAEIKGSGSSGSTKFPVTPATSTLTATAYGPVTSPVTEGTLTQMQQISYDAEIPSDTKASQITVRFDAADDTITGVLWGNKVDGVLQDVQVAVPDSDGTVTITVPHPTADALFVSLVAMGTDDETVTPYTYQANHITADSPATGRVTVTPDRARVTPGVPTDLTAAWSGVPADTRSGAWIEYGNGAGTFLTLN encoded by the coding sequence GTGTCACTCCTGCCGCGTAGAACATCGCGCAACCGGCGAGCCGGCCTCGCCGGCTTGCTCACCACCGCCTTCGCCTCGCTCAGCCTTCCCCTCGCCTCGACCGCCACCGCCGTCCCCGCCGCCGCTCCGATCGCCGAATCCGCCACGGGCACCTACCTGGTCACCCTCGCCGGCGAGCCCTTGGTCACCTACGACGGCGGGGTGCGCGACCTCGCCGCCACGAAGCCCGCCGAGGGCGGCAAGCTCGATGTCGCATCGGCCGCCGCCAGGCGGTACCGCGCCCACCTGACGGACCAGCAGGTCCGCGTCGCCAAGAAGGTCGGCGCCACCGTCCGGCAGCACTACGCGGTCACCACCAACACCTTCAGCGCCCGGCTCGACGCCCGCCAACTGGTGCGCCTCGCCCACATCGGTAACGTCGTGCACATCGCCCCCGACCGCTTCCACCAGGCCACCGACGACCGGAACTCCACCGACTTCCTCGGACTCTCCGGCCGCAAGGGGCTGTGGAAGGCCCTCGGCGGGACCGCCGAGGCCGGCAAGGGCATCGTCATCGGCGACATCGACACGGGCATCTGGCCCGAGAACCCCTCCTTCGCCGCCCCGGCCCTGAGTTCCCGCAAGCCCGGCAGGACGGACCGCCACCGCCCCTACCGCGTAGGCACGACCACGGTGATGCACAAGGCGGACGGCGGAACCTTCAAGGGCACCTGCCAGACCGGCGACAGCTTCACCGCCGCGGCCTGCAACGAGAAGGTCATCAGCGCCCGCTACTTCGGCGAGGCATGGTTGGACGCCGTCCCGGAGTCCAACCGGGCCGGATACGTCTCCCCGCGCGACAGCCAGGGCCACGGCACCCACACGGCGGCCACCGCGGCCGGCAACGCCGACGTCCGCGCCAAGGTCGACGGTGAGGACCTCGGCACCGTCTCCGGCGTGGCCCCGGCAGCCACCATCGCCGTCTACAAAGCCCTCTGGCAGAGCAAGGACGGCCAAGCGGACGGCGGTCTGACCAGCGACATCGTCGCCGCCATCGACCAGGCCGTCGCCGACGGCGTGGACGTCATCAACTACTCGCTCGGCGGCACGTTCGAGAGCGCGTACGACAACCCGGCACAGGTCGCGCTCCGCAACGCAGCCGCGGCCGGAGTCTTCGTCGCCACCGCCGCGGGCAACTCCGGCCCCGGGGCGTCCAGCCTCGACAACACCGCGCCCTGGACCACCACGGTCGCCGCGGGCACCATCAAGTCGCACACCGGCACGGTGACCCTCGGCAACGGCGCGAGCCACACCGGCATCAGCACCACCGTGCGCCGGCAGGTCGGCCCCGCCCCGCTCGTCCGGGGCTCCGCGGTCCGGGTCCCCGACACCGTGGACGTCTACGCGGACTACTGCATGCCGGACTCCCTCGACCCCGCCCGCACGGCCGGGAAGATCGTCGTCTGCGAACGGGGCGTCAACGGCCGCGCCGACAAGTCCGCCGAGGTCAAGCGGGCCGGCGGCATCGGCCTCGTCCTGGTGAACCCCGGCAACGAGGGCACGGACGGCGACCTGCACAGCGTGCCGACCGTCCACCTCGACAACGCGGACGCGGCCCCCGTGCGCACCTACGCCGCCACGGACGGAGCCACCGCCACCCTCACCGAGGGAGGCGCCTCGGACGTCTACCCGCAGGTGGCCGGCTTCTCCTCGCGCGGCCCCTCGCTCACCGGCAACGGTGACCTGCTCAAGCCCGACATCACCGCGCCCGGCGTCACGATCCTCGCGGCCGTGTCCCCGGACGGCAACCACGGCCACGACTTCGACTACTACTCCGGCACCTCCATGGCCACCCCGCACATCAGCGGCCTGGCGGCGCTCTACCTCTCGGAGCACCCCACCTGGTCCCCGATGAGCATCAAGTCGGCCATGATGACCACCGCCGCGCCGACGAAGACCGCGGACGGCAAGAACAGCGACGACGCCTTCGCACAGGGCGCCGGCGAGGTGGACGCACGGGCCATGCTGCGGCCCGGACTCGTCTACGACTCGGGTGAGCGGGACTGGCTCGCGTACCTCGAGGGTTCCGGTGTAGACACCGGAACCGGCGTCAAGGCCATCGACCCGAGCGACCTCAACTACCCGTCCATAGCCATCGGCGACCTCTTCGGCAAGCAGACCGTCACCCGCACCGTCACCGCGACCACGGCCGGCACCTACCGAGCCCGGGTGGACCTCCCCGGCATCAAGGCCACCGTGAGCCCGTCCGTACTGCACTTCAGCCACCCCGGCCAAAAGCGGACCTTCACCGTCACACTGGACGTGACCACCGCGCCCGCCGGACGCGTCGACACCGGGGCCCTCACCTGGACCTCCGGCCGCACCACCGTCCGCAGCCCGATCGTCGTCACCCCGCAGATCGTCCGCGCCCCCGCCGAGATCAAGGGCTCCGGCTCCAGCGGCTCGACCAAGTTCCCGGTCACCCCGGCCACCAGCACCCTGACGGCCACCGCCTACGGACCGGTCACCTCGCCGGTCACCGAGGGCACCCTGACCCAGATGCAGCAGATCTCCTACGACGCCGAGATCCCGTCCGACACCAAGGCGTCGCAGATCACGGTCCGCTTCGACGCAGCGGACGACACGATCACGGGCGTCCTGTGGGGCAACAAGGTCGACGGGGTCCTTCAGGACGTCCAAGTCGCCGTCCCCGACAGTGACGGAACGGTCACCATCACCGTGCCGCATCCCACGGCCGACGCCCTCTTCGTCTCCCTGGTCGCCATGGGGACGGACGACGAGACCGTCACCCCGTACACCTATCAGGCGAACCACATCACCGCGGACAGCCCCGCCACCGGCAGGGTCACGGTCACGCCCGACCGGGCCCGCGTCACCCCCGGCGTGCCGACCGACCTGACCGCCGCCTGGTCCGGCGTCCCGGCGGACACCCGGTCCGGCGCCTGGATCGAGTACGGCAACGGGGCGGGCACCTTCCTGACCCTCAACTGA
- a CDS encoding metallophosphoesterase, protein MTDTSSSRPTEGEAPAPRPSRLHRLMRYVPLIAPVLLWAVPCWVLLHTGQHWPLPVTSAGTALSALALVGMPLAMARGHGPRQQDRAAIVGDTLLGAGWVLFTWSVLLGVLLRLALTVAGVGGSEDRARTVTWAVLGVTAALLAWGYAEARRVPRVRRLDVRLPRLGAGLDGLRVVLITDTHYGPLDRARWSARVCETVNTLDADLVCHTGDIADGTAERRRAQAAPLGTVRATRARVYVTGNHEYYSEAQGWVDLMDELGWEPLRNRHLLIERGGDTLVVAGVDDVTAESSGLAGHRAHLAGALKGADPDLPVLLLAHQPKFVDRAAAAGIDLQLSGHTHGGQIWPFHHLVRLDQPALAGLSRHGTRTLLYTSRGTGFWGPPFRVFAPSEITLLVLRGPHPPTATP, encoded by the coding sequence GTGACCGACACCAGCAGCAGCCGACCCACCGAAGGTGAAGCGCCAGCGCCGCGGCCGAGCCGACTGCACCGCCTGATGCGCTACGTCCCCCTGATCGCCCCCGTCCTGCTGTGGGCCGTGCCGTGCTGGGTGCTCCTGCACACGGGCCAGCACTGGCCGCTGCCCGTCACGTCGGCCGGCACCGCTCTGTCCGCCCTCGCCCTCGTCGGCATGCCGCTCGCGATGGCACGCGGCCACGGCCCGCGCCAGCAGGACCGGGCGGCGATCGTCGGTGACACCCTGCTGGGCGCCGGCTGGGTCCTGTTCACCTGGTCCGTTCTGCTGGGCGTCCTCCTGCGGCTCGCCCTGACCGTGGCCGGCGTCGGCGGGAGCGAGGACCGGGCCCGCACCGTCACGTGGGCCGTCCTCGGCGTCACCGCCGCACTGCTCGCCTGGGGATACGCCGAGGCCCGCCGCGTGCCGCGCGTGCGCCGGCTCGACGTACGGCTCCCGCGCCTGGGAGCCGGGCTGGACGGCCTCCGCGTCGTCCTCATCACGGACACCCACTACGGCCCGCTCGATCGCGCCCGCTGGTCGGCGCGCGTGTGCGAGACCGTGAACACCCTGGACGCCGACCTGGTCTGCCACACCGGCGACATCGCGGACGGCACGGCCGAACGCCGCCGCGCCCAGGCCGCGCCCCTCGGGACCGTGCGGGCCACCCGGGCCCGGGTCTACGTCACCGGCAACCACGAGTACTACAGCGAGGCCCAGGGCTGGGTCGACCTGATGGACGAGCTCGGCTGGGAGCCGCTGCGCAACCGCCACCTGCTGATCGAACGCGGAGGCGACACCCTCGTGGTCGCCGGCGTGGACGACGTCACCGCCGAGTCCTCCGGCCTCGCAGGCCACCGCGCCCACCTCGCCGGAGCCCTGAAGGGCGCCGACCCCGACCTGCCCGTCCTGCTCCTGGCACACCAGCCCAAGTTCGTCGACCGGGCGGCAGCCGCCGGCATCGACCTCCAGCTCTCCGGCCACACCCACGGCGGCCAGATCTGGCCCTTCCACCACCTGGTCCGCCTCGACCAGCCCGCCCTCGCCGGCCTCAGCCGCCACGGCACCCGCACCCTCCTCTACACCAGCCGCGGCACCGGCTTCTGGGGCCCGCCGTTCCGCGTCTTCGCCCCCAGCGAGATCACCCTGCTCGTACTCCGCGGCCCGCACCCGCCCACGGCTACTCCATGA